The DNA region GCAGGCAGAACCGGGGGAGTTGGCAGAGTTAAGGAGGTGGTGCCAACGAAGGATTCTCTGGGAAGTACTTGGGTAGTAGCCTTAAGCTGGGCAGCAGCGGGCAGGGAGGAACCTGCTACCAGGGCAGCAGCACCTAATACGGAAAGAACGCGCATGTTCATGAGATATATCAACTCCTCTCAACAACCTAACGACAACTGAAGGTTTCAAAAAGTCCGTTTATACTCAGTTGCTCCTTTATTTCTACACTGTTTTGCCCTTGAGAGCCAATATCTAGCAGACGGATTTCTCCGGGAAATTATCCCGATCGCTTACCAATCAACCTGAGCACGTTCATGCAAAATTCTGCCGTAAACGGCTTCTGTCTGCTGTGCCAGCTTATCCCAGCAAAACCGTCGCTCCAGATCCTCATAAGCATTCTCAATCAACCACTGGCTATAACCAGGATTTCTTAATACTTCCAAAATGCCCCAGGCCAGTGAATCGGGATTATTGGTCCAGGTGACGATCCCGGTGCGGGTATGGCGGACAATTTCGGGAAATCCGCCTGTATCCGAGACAATCACTGGAACGCGAGCGGCAAAATTCTCTAGCACTACAATCCCAAAGGGCTCGTACAGGCTGGGAAACACGGCACAATCGGCGATCGTCCGAAACTTGTTCAAATCCTCATCCGACATAAAGCCTGTGAAATAACACTGGTTCCAGATGCCAGCGTTCCAGGCTTGCCGTTTGAACTCGTCCACATTCCCTGTGCCAATTAAGACAAATTTAACATTGCCGCCCATTTCCCAGATCACCTTGGGAGCCGCATTGAGCAGCACGGAGATCCCTTTTTCATAGGTCATGCGCCCGACGTAGTAGACAATTTGTTCGTGATCAGCGGCAAAGCGGCGGCGAAATTCCTGGGCATCAAAGGGTTCCAGCGCCAGTTTTTTTTCTAGATGAATGCCGTTGTAAACGACATCAATTTTGTCCCAGGAAACGCCCAGAACCCGCTCAACTTCCAACCGCATATAGTTGGTGCAAACAATCACGCGCCATGCGTGATAGGCCAATTCACTTTCTTTATTACTAATAAATTGCTGTTGCTCGGAATAAATGCCGTTATGCCGACCGTATTCTGTGGCGTGGATGGTGGTGACCAGGGGAATTTTGAAGCTGTTTTTGAGAGCGATCGCCGCATCTCCTACCAGCCAGTCATGGGCATGAATCAAATTAAATCCACCCTCTTCCAGCAGCAGTTTCTCCCCGTGCTGCCTCATGCTGTCGTTCATGTTGGATACCCAGTGAAAGAAATTGTGACTGGGCCCAACACTGACTCGATGCACATGCACTCCCTCGACTAATTCATATCGGGGAGCCTGCCCAAACTCGATCGTGATCAGATGAATCTCATGCCCCCGCTTGACTAATTCCGGATACAGCTCAGCGACATGCCGAGCAATTCCACCCACAATTCGCGGCGGAAATTCCCAGGCAAGCACCAAAACCTTCATGCAGGGCAATCTCAACAGTTGACTTAAACCAGACCCAGCGAGAGAACGGTCGTTTTCCGA from Leptodesmis sichuanensis A121 includes:
- a CDS encoding glycosyltransferase family 4 protein; the encoded protein is MKVLVLAWEFPPRIVGGIARHVAELYPELVKRGHEIHLITIEFGQAPRYELVEGVHVHRVSVGPSHNFFHWVSNMNDSMRQHGEKLLLEEGGFNLIHAHDWLVGDAAIALKNSFKIPLVTTIHATEYGRHNGIYSEQQQFISNKESELAYHAWRVIVCTNYMRLEVERVLGVSWDKIDVVYNGIHLEKKLALEPFDAQEFRRRFAADHEQIVYYVGRMTYEKGISVLLNAAPKVIWEMGGNVKFVLIGTGNVDEFKRQAWNAGIWNQCYFTGFMSDEDLNKFRTIADCAVFPSLYEPFGIVVLENFAARVPVIVSDTGGFPEIVRHTRTGIVTWTNNPDSLAWGILEVLRNPGYSQWLIENAYEDLERRFCWDKLAQQTEAVYGRILHERAQVDW